The genome window GTAATTTCATTAGTTGAATTGAAGATTACACAGTAATTGCTTTATATGTACAATTACAATTCCGATTACATGAGCTGAGGAATAACTAACTTTCCTGCCAATTTCAACAGCCTAACTAACTGACTTGAACGGGCTGGACTCAAGTGACTGACTCTCTGCCATCTTGGCCTTTGTTTCGGCCCATTATGCAAAATGGTGAGTTTGCATCTTCTGCTTCCTCTCAATTTCGACCATTGGAGGCAACATTGAACACCCTTCCTCAACACCCTTCCTCAATTCAATGTTCTCAATAATGTTTTTCATCCCCAACTTCTCTTTTAATTAATTATGATATGCTATTCCCATAGCTTTGGTGAACACATTTGTCGGCTGCTCAGTCGTCGAAAAGTAGCTCGCCTGAATCAATTTGCTCTCGAACCAAGTGACAATCTATCTTTATATGCTTTGTTCGCTCGTGGTAAACTGGATTTGCTGTAATGTGAAGTGCAACTTCATTATCACAGAACAACTTCATAGGCTGGTCAATTTTGACTCCCAATTCAACAAGAAGTCCTTTTAACCACATCAACTCAGCTACTGTATCAGCCATTGCCCCGTATTCCGATCGTGATCGTGACCTCCATGAAATCAACGACCTTCCCAGCTTCACACAATATCCAGTCACTGATCTTCGATTGATGATGCAAGACGCCCAATCCGAATCACAATAAGCTTTCACCTCAAACTCATCGTTTCGTGGCATGAATAACCCTTCTCCAAGATTAGATTTTATGTACCTCACTATTCTGATGGTAGCTTGATAGTGAGATTCCTTAGGTTGCTTCATAAACTGACTCACATGATTGACTGCAAAGCATATCTGGTTTCGTAATTATGAAATACAACAATCTACTTACCAGCCTTTTATATTTCATTGGATCCTTCATTAGCGGATCTTCCGCTGCATTAACCCCTCCTGATTGTTTTGCCATAGAATCATCATATTCTTTTATTGTGAGCTTGAGATTCTGTTCAAATGGAGTGCTGACTGGTCTAACTCCACTTAAACTCGTGTCATTTATCAGCTCCAATGCATACTTTCTTTGATTTATCATTGTTCCATCATCTGATCTACTCACCTCCATTCCTAGAAAATACTTCATAGTGCCTAAATCTTTGAGTTTTAAGTGCTTATATAATGTCTACTTCAGCTGATCAATCATGAATGCATCATTCCCTATTATCAACAAGTCATCCACATAGATGAGCATTATTACAATTCTTTCaccatcttgcttagtgaatagggAATAGTCATATTTGCTCTATGAATATCCAGCTTGTGTAAGAGCAGTTGTTATCTTATGATTCCACTGCCTTGATGCCTGTTTTAAGCTATACAATGACTTATGCAATTTACAAACCATGTTGTCCCCTCCTAAATTGCAAAGTCCTTCAGTAATTGTCATAAAAACCTCTTCCTCCAAATCCCTGTGTAGAAAGGCATTGTAGACATCCATTTGATAGAGTGACCAATTGAATGTAGCTGCCAAAGTGACAACACTTCTGACTGTCACCATTTTCACAACTAGTGGAAAGGTTTCTTTATAATCAACTCCAGCTTTCTGCTTGAATCCTTTGGCTACCAGCCTAGCCTTATACTGTCCACCTCACCATTAGCATGGTATTTCACTCTAAATACCCATTTACAACCAATTGCCTTCTTAGAAGGAGGCAGTAGCACTATATCCCATGTATGATTGTTCTATAAAGCTTGCAATTCTGAATTCATAACATCAACCTATCTTGAATCCTTTGTAGCTTCTTTGTAGAAGACAGGCTCAGGAATACTGTCTATCTTTGCAATATATGACTGATATGCTGGCATGACTCTAGAATACTGGATAGAATCCTGAATAGGATAAGCACAAGCAGTTGAGTAGTCCTTCATCCAAACTGGTGGATTAATATGTCTGGCTGGTCTGACTCTTAGAGGAACTGGAGCAGCTGGAACAACTGAAACAAGCATAGCAGTAGGCAACTGGACTTACTCATGCAACTCATGTGTGGCAGGGATCTCAGTAAAGGGATCTCAGTAAAATGTGGATTTAAGGAAGGATCAAGAGATAGTGATGGATATATAGCAGAATCATGATCAATGAGTGAAGAAATGTGATCATGAGAGAGTGGCACAGAAAATGCAGTAGCAAAAGGAAATACAGACTCATGAAAGGTAACATCCATATTAATCAAAAACACCTTTTTAGTCAAGTTATACAGAATATAGCCTATCTGCCTAATAGGATATCCCATAAAAACACATAATTCTGATCTTGATGCAAATTTATCAATAATCAATGATGGTCTAGCATAAACTAAGCAGCCAAAAACTCCGAAATGTGCTAAGTCTGGTTACTTGTTATACAGTATCTAATATGGTGTGTGATTTTTAATAGGTTGTAGAGGAGTCCTGTTAATGAGATAGACAGCAGTCAAAACACATTCTCTCCAAAACCTTATAGGCATATAAGACTGAAACCTGAGAGCTCTAGCAACCTCTCGAATATGTCTATATTTTTTTTcaacaacaccattttgctgaggattATATGGATAAGTTTTCTGATGCATGATGCCATTACTTGCAAACAAATCATGGCATTGATGATTCACAaattcagtaccattatctgtCATGACTACCTTGACTATTGTATGAAATTAGGTCTTAATGAATTGTATGAGCTATTTTATGAACTTAAATTTGTCAATCTTAGATTCTATAAGAAACATCAAAGTAAACCTAGAGTAGTTATCCACTACTGTAAAAAAGTATCTTTGACCTTGATGAGTTGGAGTTTTATAGGGACCCCAAACATCCATATGTATGAGATCAAATATAGACACAGATGTAGTGGTACTATTTTTGAATGGTAATTTGTGTTGTTTAGCCTTAGCACAAACAATACATTGCGAAAGATCACTTTTATTTATTGACAATTGTTGAGAAACAAGCAAAGTAGACAAAGAGTTATTTCTTATATGGCCTAATCTATGATGCCAAAACTAAAAATCACTAGCTGGAGAAACAAAACTATGATTAACAACATGAGGTGATGCAATATGCTAAGTGAGCTTTTATGGCAGATAGTATAAGCCTTGTTTCATTTACCAATCCCTTGTACCATCCCAGTTGAGATGTCCTGCATGAGACAAAATTCGGGATAAAATGAAACAAAGCAATTTGAGTCTTGTGGTAGTTTATGAACACTTAACAGATTATGTTTGAAACTAGAGACTAACAAAACATTTTTCAGAGAGAGATTTGGTGAGATGTTGAGATTCCCTATATGAGTTATTGATGCATGATTTCCATTTGGCATATGAACATGATTTGTTAATGATGAAACACTATGCAAACCATTAGCACAGAATGTCATATGATTTATGGCACCACTACCAACAATCCAGGTTCTATCAGAAACAATATCTGAGTTGGAAGTGGAAGATGACGAACCAGCAACATGTAAAGATGCAACAAATAGAATGGACACATCATTACCCACGGTAGAAGATTCACCAAAGATCAACTTCATGATTTGTGCATATTGAGCTGGATTAAAGGTTGGAGTAGGAGAAAAGGATAAAGCATCAGCTTCTCCTGAATTCACAGGTTTGTGGTTCCTGTCAGAGTCTTGACTATCTTGAGAAGCATTGTGAGCATGTGGCTTAGTTCGAGTAAACTTGATGTCCTTTGGAAAGCCATGGGCTTGTAATATTTTGCTTTTTTATGACCACGCACACCACAGTGATCACAAGTGCTTTTAAACTTCCTCTTGGGAGCAGAAGAGGAAGAACTAGAAGTATTGGAGTACATAGCATCAACTGAGATTTGAGGAATACTAGACTCGGAAGAGTGATCACACTGAGCTTCTTCTTGAATCAACAGATTGTAACATTTAGTCAGAGATGGTGGAGAATTCATCAAATTGATCTGACCTCGGATTGCAAGGTATGAGTCATTAAGTCCTATTAAAACTCATAAAACTTTACATCCTCAAAATAGGCATGCATAATAGCAAGAGAAGCTGGATCAGGAATCTTAAGATCAATGATGCTATCAAGCTCAGCCCATAGGGAATGGAGGTTGTTGAAATAGGTAGATATCAAATCACTACCTTGATTAGCTTGAGCAATCTTGTGACGAAGAGAAAAAATTTGAACACGAGGAACTCTCTAGAAACGAGACTTCAGATTAGACCAAGCAGCAAATGCGTTAGTGAAGAAATGAAATATTGGAGCCAAATCGCGATAGACGTAACGAAAAATCCAGGAAAGCACCAGAGCATTGGCACAATCTCACTGATCATGATAGCGTGGATGAAAATCTTCCTTCTTGCAAGTGCCATTCAGAAAGCCGATCTTATGCTTCGTGAGAACAAAGTTGAAGACATTTATGCTCCAATCACCGTAATTATCAGCACTGGTGAGAGGCTCGTCGACCTGAATCGAAATTGAGCTGTCAGTAGGATGAAGATAAAGATGATGACCAAACGCGATCTCAATAACGCCATCATTAGAACCAGAGGAGAGATTTGCCATTGGAAATGAAGCACAAAACTTTGAGCAGAGTAAAAATGgcgaaaaaaaaattacaaaaacctGTTTAGGCTCTGATAAGCATGTTAAGAATCATATTTGGGAGAAAAGTAAGTGTAATTTCATTAATTGAATTGAAGATTACACAATAATTGCTTTATATGTACAATTGCAATTCTGATTACATGAGCTGAGGAATAACTAATTTTCCCGCCAATTTCAACAGCCTAACTAACTGACTTGAACGCGCTGGACTCAACTGACTGACTCTCTGCCATCTTGGCCTTTGTTTCGGCCCATTATGCAAAATGGTGAGTTTTGCATCTTCTGCTTCCTCTCAATTTCGACCGTTGGAGGCAACATTGAATTGCCTTCCTCAACAGACAACAACCGGGTTTTCTATCGTTAGAGAAATAGAGGCCGAAATCAAGTCACTAGAGGATTGTTGTAAAACTATTTGATTTTCTAGAGCTAGAATTGTGTTCTCGTATACCGATTAAAGATTTGAGTTATCCAGGTTGCAATGTGAGTTATCCAGATTACTGAATCTACTAAACGAAGTGACAATATCAAGGATTAGGTTATCCTGATTCTGCCAGACTTTGAAACAAAACATTCCTCATTTCCAGATCTCCTAAGATTGAAACATAATTATTACCCCCAAAATCTTCCACTGAAACAATAACTGGACCTCCAATATCGATAATACCTCCTCTATTTCCTAAGATTGATCATAATGTTTTTCCTATCCTCAAAAGAATAGAAAGTCATCAACATCATTGACTTGTTCATTATTGTGAGCATTGCATTGAATGGGACCTCTTCAGTTATTCTTTCCACCACATCTGCTGCAAAGAGAGAGGGTGGTAGATGACCAACAAGACTCCTTCACAGCCACTCCTTGTTGCTATCCTCAATTTGGTTATGGAAATCCGGCTTCTTCATTTCTTCCAAATTGTTTTAGAAGCATTTTCTTAAGAAAATCTAGGAGAGAAATTCCGATGTTCCAGCCTTGAACTCGTTCATTGAAATGCAATATAGGGTGTGGAAATCTAGTCTGCAACAAAAAAGCTACTCGAAAATCCCAACTCCAATTCTCCCATCATAATATGAATTGTCTCCAAAGCTTCTTTCTCCGATAAGTAAGAGACAAAACCAAACTTTGCTCCTTTCCAGTTAGGTTTAAAGAAACATAAACTCGTGCAGTTCGTCCAAGATATCTAAAATGTGAATGGTACCAATTTCAATCACATAAAGCTTGAATAGATTTTGATGATTTTAATGAAAAATCGAACCCGTCCAAGCACCCAtatttcaagttttgtaacttctaTTACTTCAAGAAATTTGGTAAATGCATCGTTATATTTCCTATTTGCATCAACTTTTTTAATATTGCTCACTAGGAATTTGTGGAAGTACTCCATGTGATATCCTTCGTGATTATCTTTATATGTGATCAACGTAATTGATCCAGTACTTAATATTGTAAGCACGTCAAACATGGATCATAGGCCAAGAACATCTCCAAAATGGCTTGGAAAATATATGTGCCATCATTTCCACTCATCTATAAACGGCTTAGTAAGCCTCACAGACGACAACAAATCCCGGCAAAATAGTTGGCGACCACATTGACTCTAGTAGCTGTTTTGGTTGGGAGAAAATATTTAGTTTAGTTATCAAGAATTTCCTGCCAtctatatatttattaatgtagAAAGCCATACACATTAGTTAACTACAGACTGACATGTGACAAAAAAATTGAAAAGAAAAAGCTTTAGAAGTTTACGTGTGGCAAAAAAACCCATGCTCATTAAATGACATGTGTCACAAAATATTTGATCAATTCAAACAAATCGGTGTTGAGACAAGATAAAAATATCCATTAAAAAAAATCGTAATTTTTGCTCCAAAAGTATACCGCCGTCAAGCACATATCCTCAATTGAAGTGTAGAGTCAGACTGCGTCAATCGGCGAAGACGGTGAAGAGGAAGAAAAACGGAGAACCGTCGATGCGAGCTAGCTCCTTCACAACGCTCTCATGGAGCGATGGAACACGAGCAGCTACAGAGCTAACGGTGTAGAAGAATACAACCTCCAAGCGAACGCCGCCTGTAACGACCGTGTCTGACGTAACTATCAAGGTTTATTTTATTGATTATAAAAGTCGAATTTGAAGTTTTGGACCGTTATTTTGCATTATAATTTTATTGAGTCAAGTGAGATAGCCGAATCAAATCGTTTCGATATAAAAAGATATTGCGCGTAACTCTGGTAAGTCATATTTACGTGTATAAAGAAATGACATAAAACTCTACTTTATGAATCACTCACGCCACCTCTCTATTACACTACAAGTTTACAAAATCTATACCCTACATTCTTCCTGACACACAACAAGTAAGTTCACTGTACATCATTATTACACTTACATCACACATGACATCAAAACAGTACTAGCTATAGTAAACCCTCAATTGGTAACCTACAAAACCGGTAGCCAAGTTGTTTGTCTTCTTGTATAAGAAATTCAACACCATTCAGAGTAAAAATAACACAATCCCATACTGAGAATATCTTACAACACCTCTTCTGAAGAAGATCAAACCGAGAGAAAGAAATACCAAGATAAACTAGCTAAAAATTTAAAAGTGAAAACCTATTTACTGTCCAAACAACCATTGCCTTACTGGAAAATGATTTTCCTTTTCTGGCCCAAGTCAGACGAAGTCTAAGCTATCGAAACCAAAGAAGCTGAGCTACCCACGTCGTTGTAGGTAGCGAACCGCCGCCAAAAAACCGAGTAACAGTGAGGTACCGTCGCGAATCGGACCCGACCAAGGCTGGAGCCGCCAAAACAACGCGTGTGGGAGGAGGAGTGTGATGTCGAGCCATCGTCGACCCAAGGAAAGACGAACGCCACCACGTTGGCCTCGGTCACTGTTCATCCAAGTTGTACCCAACCCTAAAGCGAAACCTTAAATTCGAGGCTAAATCCATCTGAACTACCTCCAAACCAGCAAAAGTGCACCCGAACATAAATAATTTTTACCAAGCTTATGCTATATTAAAATGAATCATTTATGTAAAAAATGGATTAGTTAAGATCAAACTAACCTAAATTGGTAAAAGGGTCTTAGGAGAAGTTATATTAATTATGGTTTAATGAAGACTTTAATATATAAAATGTTAAGTATagatttaaataaatatttcaaaccgAAAAAGACTAAACACGCCTTTGTTTCGATATACGTAATTCCCTACGATTTAATAATCGTCATTTCGATAGGTCGATAAATTGTGACAATATTAGGACAGGGACGAATGAGAGATTACTACTTGATGTGAGTGTTACTTTCGATTTCTCTATGAATTTATTTTAATGTTTTATGAAGTAATAAATATTACTAAGCCATATAAATGCTTTATGATTTCCGTGTTTCATTATGATATTTTTAAATGATATATGACATAGATATGTATTATAGTTTTGAAAACTGGAGAGAGCCTTCAAAAATTGTTCAAAGCAAAGTTTTACTTttacaattatataaatatatataagttattacgaACCCCGTAAATTTAATTTGATCGTGTATGAATGACCCATGTGGGATTTGCTCGTATACGGACGACCTAATCCTTATAGAATACCACGTTCTTATGAGAACCCAGGTTGAGTCCTGCACAAGTGGTACGCCCTTCGAGACGTCGCCTAGCGTCTAGTCGTTGGTTCCCTATACGCGTTGGAGTACACATATACGTAGATAGGATCTTTGCAGGATCCTATGTTTTATTGCTAAATTGGGTGGATTTCTTGAAATATATTTATCAAGAAGAAACTCTTCATGATATAGTATTGAATAAAGTAATGATTTGAAGAATTTTGCTTAACAAATATTTCGTCAAAATTCTATTTATTTTCAGAAATTCTTATATTATTCTAAAGTATGAAATAAAGATTTTAAAGATATTTAACGAAATGCTGCTCTTGAAATGCTTGATACTATTTTTTCAAAATTGATTTGAAAATGGGAAAACCTCACTAAGCATTCTAACTCACAATTTTCTTTCCCCAAAAATGTTTTCTTTCTCTCCAAGATAACAGGAAAGCAAAGATCGGGCTACAAGGCATCGATAGCGCCCCCTTCCGCAAATACGAGAAATGACGGAAGACGACTAAAGGTATCGACGGGCACCGCCTTCGGTCCTGGTACGGCGGGGTTGGGAGCAGGCGCCACACCGCCATACCAATTGAAAACATGAGATCCAAGGTCTATATCACTTTTAAAATTCATTGCTCGAAACAACGGCGCTTTGTCGAAGAAGAGGATGATTGGTGGTTGCGTGGTGTTGAACGAACAAAGGATTAGGTCAGATCTATTGTGGTGGGCCGATTTTATGGTGGAGAGAGAGATGTATTGGTGGTGCGCGATGTGGTGAACGCTGGCGCTTGCTGGTGCAACGGCTGAGGAAGCTCACGACATCGTGGTGGCGAAGTGGGGCGGCGGTATGTCAGAGGATTAAGATGTACGGTAGGTCGCTTATTGATTATATTTTATTTTCACTAGGTTATTTTCTTGTTGTCAACTTTCAGATGATAAATGATTTCTATGTTTGAAGGTTGTTGGAGGTCCATGTATTGGATCCTGACTTGTCAGAGGACAACAAATATTGCTTTGATTACGCATTTGGTCTCGGATGTACTTACTCGGTATGTAATAGTCTTTGTTACGTAATAGTTTTTGTTGGGATGTTATTTATTTCATTCTTAGTTTTAATCTCTCTCTGATGGTTGTTATTAATTGGATATATGTTTTGAATTGGTGAATTCTTGAGTTCAATCCTTTTTGTTGCAGTGGTTTTGGATAGAATAGTCTTCTATTAAAGTCCCAAAATTTGTAACATCATGTTGTTAGTTGGCGAAGAAGAACGTATCAATGCATTAATCTTAGGTCTCATTGTCCCTTTATAAGTAAGAAAATATCTGCTTATCATAATTTTCTGTTTATTTCAAATTAAATGCAATGCATAAGTTGTTTTGAAATTGTTTTACATGAAAAGACAATTATCATGGAAAAAATGGGCAAAATGACTAAAGAAGGATTGCATTTGACTGACAAGAGAGTCGGCATCATGAATGAAATTTTGGCTGCTATGGACACTGTAAAGTACGGTTGATTTTGAAATAAACTTAACTTGGTTGGCATTTAGACATCTATGATATTCTACATTGTTATTTTGACACAATGCTTTATGGATTTTAGATGTTATGCATGGGAGAGAAGCTTCTAATCTAGAGTTCAAAGCATAAGAGATGATGAACTATCATGGTTCGGAAAAGCAAAGTTATTATCTGTTGTATGACACTTGACTAAATCTATGATCAATTCCTATTATCCTTAACTTTGCATCTCTTAACTTTTATATACTCAATAGCATCCCTATCTTGTGACGGTGGTTTCATTTGGAATGTTCACTTTTCTTGGTGGGGGTCTGACACTTGCAAGGGCCTTTACGTCTCTTTCTGTTTTTGCTGTTATGCGATTGCCCTAAGACATGCTTATTAATTTTTTAACTCCTGTAAGTTACATTTAGCTTTAGTAGTCAAAAACTGTTTCCTTCTTATCAAATATTAATGTTTTTTTTATTTCCTCATCTTTGCAGGTTGTAAGTGAAAAAGTATCATTAAACCGATTAGAGGAACTTTTTCTAGCCGAAGATAGCGTTCTAAAGCCAAATCCTCCTCCGGAACCCAAGCTTCCAGCAGTCTCAATAAAAGATGGATACTTTTCATGGGATTCAAAGGTAATTTTAAAATCTAACTGGATGAAGTTTTGTTTTCCATGTATTATgtcattttatattattttatattttctagGCAGGGAAGCCAACCTTGTCAAATGTCTATTTGGACATACCTATCAGAAGCTTAGTTGCGATTATCGGTGTAACGGGAGAAGGAAATACATCCCTAATATTGGCAATGCTTGAAGAAGTGCCTCTTGTGGTAGATACAAATGGGAGTTATGTCATTAGAGGGACTGTTGCCTATGTTCCTCAAGTTTCATGGATTTTCAATGCTACAGTGAGTTGCACCTTCTTCATTCTCCTTTTAAAATATTGGGATAAAATATTGGGACTAATTGATGTATGTATTTGCAAAATATTATTAAAATGTCTCCATAAATAACTAACAAATCTGCTTGGATTCCTACTAATCTGTTTCCAGTTTGCACAGGTTTGAAACCCTTTCTTTTTCTTCTTGCAGGTATGCGAAAACATACTACTTGGTTCTGCATTTGAACATGCACGTTATTGGAAAGCTATAGATGTAACTGTATTGCACCATGATCTTGAGGCTCTTTCAGTAAGTAAAGCTACGTACTGTAGTTTGAAAGTATGCTTCATGCCTTGCAGTGTTATTAGATATGTGTATAAGTTAAATGTGCTTAGTGTGGCTTATATGTACTTATCCTCTTATTAAATACTCAGGGCCATCATCACACTGAGATTGATGAAGAGGGGTGAACATTAGTGGTGGGAAAAAGCAGAGAGTTTCCATGGCTAGGGTTGTCAACTCGAATTCAGACGTGTTTATATTCGATGATCCATTAAGTGCTTTAGATGCTCATGTTGGTCGACAGGTATATATCGTTTCATTGTGTTGGAGTTTTGTGAGAATTTATACTTAATAATGTGATTTCATCCATTTCCAGGTTTTCAACACTATATCAAACCAACTACATTATCTCCCTCAAGTGGATAGAATATTTCTTGTCTCGGAAGGTATAATCGAAGAGGAAGGAACCTTTGAAAAGCTCTCTAAAAATGGATAGCTATTCAAGAAACTGATGGAAAATGCTGGTAAAATGGAAGAATATGTTGAAGAAAATGAAAATGTTGAGGTGCTGGATGATTCAAAAACAACAGAAAATGGAGCGGATGAAGGAAAATACCAAAAAAGGAAAAAATCCAAAATCCTTGATTGTCAAGCAAGAAGAGCACGAGACAGGTGTTGTCAATTGGCGTGTCTTGATGAGctatgttttgtatgcttgttcagtGTCTTTTGTTCTTTTTTTTCTATAACCAACATGTTTTTGAGGTTTGTATCCAACTATTTTGTCTCCCTAATATTGAAGTGATATTTTGCTCTGTGATATTgacttatatattatgtataatggTTTTCATACATTCTACGTAATAATGGTTTTTGGTTTTACCCGTGCATATTAAAAAGCTATTCAATTTATCAAGGTCGTTGAAGCTTTTTAGTGACCTTGGCTCCCCTGTGTTCAGTGACCTCGACACATGACGGCAGATGTATGATAATTTCAGCAACTCGAGTACAGGTTAGCTAAGAGCTGGTTGGCTTTTGAACTTATATACGACAAGCTTAACGAGGTTACAATGTGTTTGATATTAGCGTGATTAAATATTTCGTTCATCACTGTTCATACACTTGCAATATAAGATAATCTTTGGAGGTGAAGAAGCTCAAATGTGTAAGAAAGCAAAGAAGGACCACGAGAGGGAAGGACGGTCGTCAACCACCCAAACCATGTCATATCCTTTTCTGCTAAAGACTTGGTTTAGGACAAAGTGATGCACAACAATCCATTGCATACCGAGATGACGATTGGAAACATCATGGTCAGAAGGGTGCTAGTGGACAATGGCAGCTCAATAGATATACTATACTACGACGCTTTTAAAAAGATGGGGTTCCGAGATGCTCGCTTACCTATGTCCCCAGGGCCAATCTTCGCCGTGAATCATATCGAGATCCTGACCCGAGGCAGTATTTAGATTCTAGTCAAAATGATCCAGATAGGTTTATCATCGATGGAGACTCTACCTACAATGTGATATTTGGTTGGGAAGGCATGCCAGCGTTTCAGGGTGTCGCCTCTTTCTACCATCAGGGGCTTAAGGTTCCCAACCCGAAAGGGATCGAGTGGTTCGAAGCGATCAGTAGGTCACCCGCCAC of Rutidosis leptorrhynchoides isolate AG116_Rl617_1_P2 unplaced genomic scaffold, CSIRO_AGI_Rlap_v1 contig174, whole genome shotgun sequence contains these proteins:
- the LOC139881598 gene encoding uncharacterized protein, which gives rise to MTDNGTEFVNHQCHDLFASNGIMHQKTYPYNPQQNGVVEKKYRHIREVARALRQIGYILYNLTKKVFLINMDVTFHESVFPFATAFSVPLSHDHISSLIDHDSAIYPSLSLDPSLNPHFTEIPLLRSLPHMSCMTAPVPLRVRPARHINPPVWMKDYSTACAYPIQDSIQYSRVMPAYQSYIAKIDSIPEPYKARLVAKGFKQKAGVDYKETFPLVVKMVTVRSVVTLAATFNWSLYQMDVYNAFLHRDLEEEVFMTITEGLCNLGGDNMVCKLHKSLYSLKQASRQWNHKITTALTQAGYS